A window from Photobacterium atrarenae encodes these proteins:
- a CDS encoding aspartate aminotransferase family protein, whose amino-acid sequence MEKKRNYDAFWMPFTANRDFKANPRIINRAEGMYCYSDQGQQLLDATAGLWCVNAGHGRREIGDAMAKQVAELDYSSPFNFGHDIGFEFAERLVDFTPTGINKVFFTCSGSEAVESALKIALAYQQAKGNAGKYKLIGRELGYHGVNFGGISVGGLTPNRKGFGPLLPTDHLSHTLDIANNAFSKGLPEHGVDKAEQLEQLIQFHGADSVAAVIIEPIAGAGGVVLPPKGYLKRIREICTRHDVVLIFDEVITGWGRLGSPFASIEFDVTPDLITSAKGITSGVVPLGAVFAKDEIYQTVVNSAPEGAVELFHGYTYSAHPVACAAGLATLDIYQREGLLERGRGDIGQYFEQGLHSLKDIPSIVDIRNYGLIGAVQFAAPADGKPIGFDILKRCYDKGVMVRSMGNTIALSPPLIIEKEHIDIIVDTLGAVAKDIPA is encoded by the coding sequence ATGGAGAAAAAACGCAACTACGATGCATTCTGGATGCCGTTCACGGCAAACCGTGATTTCAAAGCCAACCCGCGGATCATCAACCGTGCCGAAGGCATGTACTGCTATTCCGATCAAGGCCAGCAGCTGCTTGATGCGACCGCCGGGCTCTGGTGTGTCAATGCCGGTCACGGCCGCCGGGAAATCGGTGATGCGATGGCCAAACAGGTCGCCGAGCTGGACTACAGCTCACCGTTTAATTTCGGCCACGATATCGGCTTTGAGTTTGCCGAGCGACTGGTGGACTTCACCCCAACCGGGATCAACAAGGTCTTCTTTACCTGCTCCGGCTCTGAAGCGGTCGAAAGTGCCCTGAAAATTGCACTGGCGTACCAGCAAGCCAAAGGCAACGCCGGCAAATACAAACTGATCGGTCGGGAGCTGGGCTATCACGGGGTGAACTTCGGCGGCATTTCCGTCGGCGGCCTGACGCCGAACCGCAAAGGGTTTGGTCCGCTGCTGCCGACCGATCACCTCTCACACACGCTGGATATTGCCAACAACGCCTTCAGCAAAGGGCTGCCGGAGCACGGCGTCGACAAAGCCGAGCAGCTGGAGCAGTTGATCCAGTTCCACGGTGCCGACAGTGTTGCCGCAGTCATCATCGAGCCGATTGCCGGTGCAGGCGGGGTGGTCTTGCCGCCAAAAGGCTACCTCAAGCGGATCCGAGAAATCTGTACCCGACACGATGTGGTGCTGATTTTTGATGAAGTGATCACCGGCTGGGGCCGTCTGGGTTCACCGTTTGCCTCGATTGAGTTTGATGTCACCCCGGATCTCATCACCTCTGCCAAAGGGATCACCAGCGGCGTTGTCCCTCTGGGGGCGGTATTTGCCAAAGACGAGATTTACCAAACTGTGGTCAACAGTGCACCGGAAGGGGCGGTCGAGCTCTTCCATGGCTATACCTACTCCGCCCACCCGGTCGCTTGTGCAGCCGGTTTGGCAACGCTTGACATCTATCAGCGTGAGGGCCTGCTGGAGCGCGGTCGCGGCGACATTGGCCAGTATTTCGAGCAAGGGCTGCATTCGCTCAAAGATATTCCGTCGATCGTTGATATCCGCAACTACGGCCTGATTGGTGCCGTACAGTTCGCCGCACCGGCCGACGGTAAACCGATTGGCTTTGATATTCTCAAGCGCTGTTACGACAAAGGCGTAATGGTGCGCAGCATGGGCAATACCATCGCCCTGTCGCCGCCGCTGATTATCGAAAAAGAACATATCGACATCATCGTCGACACCCTGGGGGCCGTGGCCAAAGATATCCCGGCCTGA
- a CDS encoding LysR family transcriptional regulator, whose translation MDLKRLHYFTVLAETGNFTKAADRLGIAQSALSISIQKLEQQLALKLINRAERQMSLTADGQVLLRHARQILEDVEQAQKELQELKGLSSGVINFGVSAMLGSYFLPDTLALFKQTYPGIQINIHEAGTATLEKMLLDGQLDLALIRCDRPHEQLRHTTLLKEQIVACVPHDHPFANQPAITLGQFCQQPLVLFREGYFLRESVSRYCQQHKITPDIRFETNLIELLKSLVRKDIGICTCLPMILREEPDLVTVPFDPPIPLHLGLGWKSSHYLSSASRALVDFLQARLTAENV comes from the coding sequence ATGGATCTCAAACGACTGCACTACTTCACCGTGCTGGCCGAAACCGGCAACTTCACCAAAGCCGCTGACCGCTTAGGCATTGCGCAATCCGCGCTGAGTATCAGCATTCAGAAACTGGAACAACAGCTGGCGCTCAAGCTGATTAACCGCGCCGAGCGACAGATGAGCCTGACTGCGGACGGTCAGGTACTGCTGCGCCACGCCCGGCAAATTCTGGAAGATGTCGAGCAGGCGCAGAAAGAGCTGCAGGAGCTGAAAGGGCTCTCCAGCGGGGTGATCAACTTCGGGGTCTCGGCCATGCTCGGCTCGTATTTTCTCCCCGACACCCTGGCGCTGTTCAAACAGACCTACCCCGGCATTCAGATCAACATTCACGAAGCCGGCACCGCCACGCTGGAAAAAATGCTGCTGGACGGCCAGCTGGATTTGGCACTGATCCGCTGCGACCGCCCCCACGAGCAGCTCCGCCACACGACCCTGCTCAAAGAGCAAATCGTTGCCTGTGTGCCCCATGATCACCCGTTTGCCAACCAGCCGGCGATCACCCTCGGGCAGTTCTGCCAGCAGCCGCTAGTACTGTTCCGGGAAGGGTATTTCCTGCGAGAATCGGTCAGTCGCTATTGCCAGCAACACAAGATCACCCCGGATATCCGCTTTGAAACCAACCTGATCGAACTGCTCAAATCCCTGGTTCGCAAAGACATCGGGATTTGTACCTGCCTGCCGATGATCCTGCGCGAAGAGCCGGATCTCGTCACCGTCCCGTTCGACCCGCCGATCCCGCTTCACCTCGGCCTCGGCTGGAAATCCAGCCACTACCTGTCCAGTGCCTCGCGGGCATTGGTCGATTTTCTTCAGGCCCGGCTCACCGCCGAGAATGTTTGA
- the glaH gene encoding glutarate dioxygenase GlaH — MNIAPALNDNQTRYTGFSVSPFSANPRLQVVTLSNDTLARFADLTANWSLQSIEYKPFLRFATADALDKACHYELGKLLVGIMENRDTGAFLLQADEQAEAGFEDTDAQREFFVKLSTAVSHLIGLPNFDAMYGKYYARFTVRNEDNSDSYLRQAHRRMELHNDGTYVNERTDFVLMMKMDEQNMEMGDSLLLHVDDWQELERFYHHPMAKQDIVWSAPPSKNVGYDIKHPVFFEEDKNGKPHMLFIDQFAQPQNMQQGLYLHQMGESLESDTNCFNVRVKTGAMLVVQNHCWLHGRDKFVAHPGLKRELLRQRGHFTR; from the coding sequence ATGAATATTGCCCCAGCGCTGAATGACAACCAGACGCGTTACACCGGTTTTAGTGTCTCCCCATTTTCGGCTAACCCACGCCTGCAGGTGGTGACCCTGAGCAACGACACCCTGGCCCGGTTTGCCGATTTAACCGCCAACTGGAGCCTGCAGTCGATCGAATATAAGCCGTTTCTGCGCTTTGCCACCGCGGATGCGTTGGATAAAGCTTGTCACTATGAGCTGGGTAAGCTGCTGGTTGGGATCATGGAAAACCGCGACACCGGCGCGTTTCTGCTTCAGGCGGATGAACAAGCCGAGGCCGGGTTTGAAGACACTGATGCGCAGCGTGAGTTCTTTGTCAAGCTGTCGACCGCGGTCTCTCACCTGATTGGTTTGCCGAACTTTGATGCCATGTACGGTAAGTACTACGCTCGCTTTACCGTGCGCAATGAAGACAACAGTGACAGTTACCTGCGCCAGGCCCACCGTCGGATGGAGCTTCACAATGACGGTACCTATGTCAATGAACGGACCGATTTTGTCCTGATGATGAAGATGGATGAGCAGAACATGGAAATGGGCGACTCCCTGCTGCTGCACGTGGATGACTGGCAGGAACTGGAGCGCTTCTATCATCATCCGATGGCCAAGCAGGACATCGTCTGGAGCGCGCCGCCGAGCAAGAATGTCGGGTACGACATTAAACACCCGGTGTTCTTTGAAGAAGACAAGAACGGCAAACCGCATATGCTGTTTATCGACCAGTTCGCGCAGCCACAAAATATGCAGCAAGGGCTGTACCTGCACCAGATGGGCGAATCGCTGGAAAGTGACACCAACTGTTTCAATGTCCGGGTCAAAACCGGTGCCATGCTGGTGGTACAGAACCACTGCTGGCTCCATGGACGGGACAAGTTTGTCGCTCATCCGGGCCTGAAACGTGAGCTGCTGCGCCAGCGCGGCCACTTTACCCGCTAA